A portion of the Streptomyces sp. YPW6 genome contains these proteins:
- a CDS encoding antitoxin yields the protein MPKTQLNVRVDEATAEAARQRALQRGVSVNRYIEELVQQDAGEVGHTFVEAAADFMKQYESVFAEEFGPEREGTR from the coding sequence GTGCCCAAGACCCAGCTGAACGTCCGAGTGGACGAGGCCACCGCCGAGGCCGCGCGGCAGCGCGCGCTGCAGAGGGGGGTGAGCGTGAACCGCTACATAGAGGAGCTCGTCCAGCAGGACGCGGGCGAGGTGGGACACACCTTCGTCGAGGCCGCGGCGGACTTCATGAAGCAGTACGAGTCGGTGTTCGCCGAGGAGTTCGGCCCGGAGCGCGAAGGCACCCGTTGA
- a CDS encoding fic family toxin-antitoxin system, toxin component has translation MNLRIDLAWLLMVAEHKTPGDPQVVDWGALVAAVARHDAEIFGSTVYSDPHTRAAALLQLLLHVPALEHSNAMFASAVAYGYLVASGLKVITSPEQVRDLALLVKQGKADVRAIADELRQWSV, from the coding sequence TTGAACCTGCGGATCGACCTCGCCTGGCTGCTGATGGTCGCCGAGCACAAGACGCCCGGAGACCCGCAGGTCGTCGACTGGGGCGCGTTGGTCGCCGCCGTCGCCCGCCATGACGCGGAGATCTTCGGCAGCACCGTCTACAGCGACCCGCACACCCGGGCTGCCGCCCTGTTGCAGTTGCTGCTGCACGTCCCCGCGCTCGAACACTCCAACGCGATGTTCGCCTCGGCCGTCGCCTACGGCTACCTCGTCGCCTCCGGGCTCAAGGTCATCACCTCGCCCGAGCAGGTCCGTGACCTGGCGCTGCTGGTGAAGCAGGGCAAGGCCGACGTACGGGCCATCGCCGACGAACTGCGCCAGTGGAGTGTGTGA
- a CDS encoding class I SAM-dependent methyltransferase — translation MRLRSRKLPRDAVHHPVFARFYARFSVAADQRGGVAAYRQELLSGLSGRVIEVGAGNGLNFARYPRAVSEVVALEPERSLRQLAVRAALRAEVPVDVVPGAAEALPVKSEAFDGAVASLVLCTVRDLPRALAEIKRVLRPGGELRFFEHGLAPGRALATAQRAADRTLWPLFFGGCHTARDPLAAIEAAGFELGTYRRLDIPERGLRTPSSPCVLGVARKPFTQEGG, via the coding sequence ATGCGGCTGCGCAGCAGGAAACTCCCCCGGGACGCCGTGCACCACCCGGTCTTCGCCCGCTTCTACGCCCGCTTCAGCGTGGCAGCCGACCAGCGGGGCGGCGTGGCCGCCTACCGTCAGGAGCTGCTGTCGGGGCTTTCCGGCCGGGTCATCGAGGTCGGTGCGGGAAACGGGCTGAACTTCGCCCGCTACCCCCGCGCCGTCTCGGAGGTCGTGGCGCTGGAGCCGGAACGCTCGCTGCGGCAGCTCGCGGTCCGCGCCGCTCTGCGCGCCGAGGTGCCGGTGGACGTGGTGCCGGGGGCGGCCGAGGCACTGCCGGTCAAGAGCGAGGCGTTCGACGGGGCGGTGGCGTCCCTGGTCCTGTGCACCGTACGGGATCTGCCCCGGGCGCTCGCCGAGATCAAGCGGGTCCTGCGGCCCGGCGGCGAACTGCGCTTCTTCGAGCACGGGCTGGCCCCGGGACGGGCGCTGGCCACGGCGCAGCGGGCGGCCGACCGGACCCTGTGGCCGCTGTTCTTCGGCGGCTGTCACACGGCCCGGGACCCACTGGCCGCGATCGAGGCGGCGGGCTTCGAACTGGGCACCTACCGCAGGCTCGACATCCCGGAGAGGGGGCTGCGGACACCCTCGTCGCCCTGTGTCCTGGGCGTGGCCCGCAAGCCGTTCACACAGGAAGGGGGCTGA
- the bioD gene encoding dethiobiotin synthase, with protein sequence MPTILVVSGTGTEIGKTVVTAAVAAAARDRRVAVLKPAQTGLAPGEPGDAAEVARLAGSHVTAVELARFPEPLAPATAARRAGLAPVRPFEVAEAAQKLAAEHDLVLVEGAGGLLVRFDDEGGTLADAARLLSAPVLVVAPAGLGTLNATALTAEALRSRGLGCRGVVIGSMPAEPDLASRCNVEDLPLAAGAPLLGAVPAGAGALPGADFAAGAARWLAPELGGSWAGAGRH encoded by the coding sequence ATGCCGACGATTCTGGTGGTGTCCGGTACGGGCACGGAGATCGGCAAGACGGTGGTGACCGCCGCGGTGGCGGCTGCCGCGCGGGACCGCCGGGTCGCCGTGCTCAAGCCCGCCCAGACCGGGCTGGCCCCCGGGGAGCCGGGCGACGCGGCCGAGGTCGCGCGGCTGGCCGGGAGCCATGTGACGGCGGTCGAACTGGCCCGGTTCCCGGAGCCGTTGGCCCCGGCCACGGCCGCCCGGCGGGCGGGTCTCGCTCCGGTGCGTCCGTTCGAGGTCGCCGAGGCGGCTCAGAAGCTGGCCGCCGAGCACGACCTCGTGCTGGTGGAGGGCGCGGGCGGGCTGCTCGTACGGTTCGACGACGAGGGCGGCACGCTCGCGGACGCGGCCCGGCTGCTGTCCGCCCCGGTGCTGGTGGTGGCCCCCGCCGGTCTGGGCACCCTGAACGCCACCGCGTTGACGGCCGAGGCGCTGCGGAGCCGGGGGCTGGGCTGCCGGGGTGTGGTGATCGGCAGCATGCCCGCGGAGCCGGACCTCGCGTCCCGGTGCAACGTCGAGGACCTGCCGTTGGCGGCCGGTGCGCCCCTGCTGGGCGCGGTACCGGCCGGTGCGGGTGCGCTGCCGGGCGCGGACTTCGCGGCGGGCGCGGCGCGGTGGCTCGCTCCGGAGCTGGGTGGCAGCTGGGCGGGAGCCGGACGGCACTGA
- a CDS encoding adenosylmethionine--8-amino-7-oxononanoate transaminase: MPEPYAPVVPAPAAHGAPATPKPYTPDELRALDRAHVWHPYGPMPGRQEPLVVESASGVRLRLAEPVEGQRELVDGMSSWWSAVHGYNHPVLNEAARGQLDRMSHVMFGGLTHEPAVRLAARLVEITPEPLQHVFLADSGSVSVEVAVKMCLQYWRSAGRPDKRRLLTWRGGYHGDTWQPMSVCDPEGGMHELWSGSLPRQVFADPPPDGFDAEPDPGYVAHLRELIAAHADEVAAVVVEPVVQGAGGMRFHSPAYLRVLREACDEHDVLLVLDEIATGFGRTGRLFAAGHAGISPDVMCVGKALTGGYLTMAATLCTTRVAEGISGGEVPVLAHGPTFMGNPLAASVASASVDLLLGQDWEGEVARIGAGLRSGLAPAADLAGVVDVRVLGAIGVVQLDHEVDMAAATRAAVREGVWLRPFRDLVYTMPPYVTGDEDVARICRAVCAAAREG; this comes from the coding sequence ATGCCTGAGCCGTACGCCCCCGTGGTCCCGGCGCCCGCCGCGCACGGCGCACCCGCCACGCCGAAGCCGTACACCCCCGACGAACTGCGGGCGCTCGACCGCGCGCACGTCTGGCATCCGTACGGTCCGATGCCCGGCCGCCAGGAACCGCTGGTCGTGGAGTCGGCCTCCGGGGTACGGCTCAGGCTCGCCGAACCCGTCGAGGGGCAGCGCGAGCTGGTGGACGGCATGTCGTCCTGGTGGTCGGCGGTGCACGGCTACAACCACCCGGTCCTCAACGAGGCCGCACGCGGTCAGTTGGACCGGATGAGCCATGTGATGTTCGGCGGGCTCACGCACGAGCCCGCCGTCCGGCTGGCGGCCCGGCTGGTGGAGATCACCCCCGAGCCGCTTCAGCACGTCTTCCTCGCCGACTCGGGATCCGTGTCGGTCGAGGTCGCGGTCAAGATGTGCCTGCAGTACTGGCGTTCGGCCGGCCGGCCGGACAAGCGGCGGCTGCTGACCTGGCGCGGGGGCTACCACGGGGACACCTGGCAGCCGATGTCCGTGTGCGACCCGGAGGGCGGGATGCACGAGCTGTGGTCGGGCTCCCTGCCCCGCCAGGTCTTCGCCGACCCTCCGCCGGACGGCTTCGACGCGGAGCCGGACCCCGGGTACGTCGCGCATCTGCGGGAGCTGATCGCCGCGCACGCCGATGAGGTGGCGGCGGTCGTCGTGGAGCCGGTCGTACAGGGGGCCGGCGGGATGCGGTTCCACTCCCCCGCCTATCTGCGGGTGCTGCGCGAGGCGTGCGACGAGCACGACGTGCTGCTGGTCCTCGACGAGATCGCGACCGGGTTCGGGCGTACGGGCAGACTGTTCGCCGCCGGGCACGCCGGGATCTCCCCGGACGTCATGTGCGTCGGCAAGGCGCTGACCGGCGGCTATCTCACGATGGCGGCGACGCTGTGCACCACCCGGGTGGCCGAGGGCATCTCCGGCGGCGAGGTGCCGGTGCTGGCGCACGGGCCGACGTTCATGGGCAATCCGCTGGCCGCCTCTGTGGCCTCGGCCTCGGTGGACCTGCTGCTGGGGCAGGACTGGGAGGGCGAGGTCGCGCGGATCGGCGCGGGGCTGCGCTCCGGGCTCGCTCCCGCCGCGGACCTCGCGGGTGTGGTGGACGTACGGGTCCTCGGGGCGATCGGGGTCGTCCAGCTCGACCACGAGGTGGACATGGCGGCGGCGACCCGCGCGGCCGTGCGCGAGGGCGTGTGGCTGCGGCCGTTCCGCGACCTCGTGTATACGATGCCGCCGTACGTCACGGGCGACGAGGACGTGGCCCGCATCTGCCGGGCCGTGTGTGCCGCGGCACGGGAGGGCTGA
- the bioB gene encoding biotin synthase BioB codes for MDLLNTLVDKGLRRELPTREEALAVLATSDDELLDVVAAAGKVRRQWFGRRVKLNYLVNLKSGLCPEDCSYCSQRLGSTAGILKYTWLKPEEASKAAAAGVAGGAKRVCLVASGRGPTDRDVDRVTRTIETIKEENEGIEVCACLGLLSDGQADRLRTAGADAYNHNLNTSEETYGAITTTHTYADRVETVQQAQAAGLSACSGLIAGMGESDKDLVDVVFALRDLDPDSVPVNFLIPFEGTPLAKEWNLTPQRCLRILAMVRFVCPDVEVRLAGGREVHLRSMQPLALHLVNSIFLGDYLTSEGQAGQADLDMIADAGFEVEGAGTTTLPRHRADAPAGGCGTAAEPAGCGTQESAGCGSHGGGGCGPCGGHAEQEREPVAVAGADTGEDVPAARTEANGAARTDLVAVRRRGAGTDLAPNA; via the coding sequence ATGGACCTGCTGAACACGCTGGTGGACAAGGGGCTGCGGCGCGAACTGCCGACCCGCGAAGAAGCGCTCGCCGTACTGGCGACCTCCGACGACGAACTGCTCGACGTGGTGGCCGCCGCCGGGAAGGTGCGCCGTCAGTGGTTCGGGCGGCGCGTCAAGCTCAACTATCTGGTCAACCTGAAGTCGGGGCTCTGCCCCGAGGACTGCTCCTACTGCTCGCAGCGGCTCGGCTCGACGGCCGGAATCCTCAAGTACACCTGGCTGAAGCCGGAGGAGGCCTCCAAGGCGGCCGCCGCCGGGGTGGCGGGCGGCGCGAAGCGGGTCTGCCTGGTGGCGAGCGGGCGCGGCCCCACGGACCGGGACGTGGACCGGGTCACCAGGACCATCGAGACCATCAAGGAGGAGAACGAGGGCATCGAGGTCTGCGCCTGCCTCGGTCTGCTCTCCGACGGCCAGGCCGACCGGCTGCGTACGGCGGGCGCCGACGCGTACAACCACAACCTGAACACGTCCGAGGAGACGTACGGGGCGATCACCACCACCCACACCTACGCGGACCGGGTGGAGACCGTGCAGCAGGCCCAGGCCGCCGGGCTCTCGGCGTGTTCCGGGCTGATCGCCGGGATGGGCGAGAGCGACAAGGACCTGGTCGACGTGGTGTTCGCGCTGCGCGACCTGGACCCGGACTCGGTGCCGGTGAACTTCCTGATCCCGTTCGAGGGGACGCCGCTCGCCAAGGAGTGGAACCTCACCCCGCAGCGCTGCCTGCGCATCCTGGCGATGGTCCGCTTCGTCTGCCCGGACGTCGAGGTGCGGCTCGCGGGCGGCCGTGAGGTGCACCTGCGCTCGATGCAGCCGCTGGCGCTGCACCTGGTCAACTCGATCTTCCTGGGCGACTACCTGACGAGTGAGGGCCAGGCGGGTCAGGCCGACCTGGACATGATCGCGGACGCCGGTTTCGAGGTGGAGGGCGCGGGCACGACGACGCTGCCGCGCCACCGGGCCGACGCCCCGGCCGGCGGCTGCGGTACGGCGGCGGAGCCGGCCGGATGCGGCACACAGGAGTCCGCGGGCTGCGGCTCGCACGGGGGCGGCGGCTGCGGGCCGTGCGGCGGCCACGCGGAGCAGGAGCGGGAACCGGTGGCGGTCGCCGGCGCGGACACCGGGGAGGACGTTCCGGCCGCGCGCACGGAGGCGAACGGCGCGGCGCGTACGGACCTGGTGGCAGTGCGCCGGCGCGGCGCGGGGACGGATCTCGCCCCCAATGCCTGA
- a CDS encoding 8-amino-7-oxononanoate synthase, which produces MSRSCSTGRPAPAAGLVRTLRPRDAEPELLDLASNDYLGLTRHPEVTAAAAAAAHRWGAGATGSRLVTGSTALHAELERELAAFCGFEAALVLSSGYAANLAALTALSGRGSLIVSDAGNHASIVDGCRLSRAATAVVPHADPEAVAKAFGAHDGRALAVTDSVFSVDGDAAPLPALAGICRSANAALLVDDAHGLGVLGDGGRGALAAAGLAGGDGVVATLTLSKSLGSQGGAVLGPARVIDHLVNTARTFIFDTGLAPAAAGGALGALGVLRREPERAARAREVAIALYTRLTAAGLEAVRPDAAVVSVRAPSADAAVRWAADCRTAGMAVGCFRPPSVPDGISRLRLTARADLTEEQIANAVATIVATAPRQADAEVS; this is translated from the coding sequence CTGTCCCGTTCCTGTTCGACTGGACGACCGGCGCCCGCCGCCGGACTCGTACGCACCCTGCGTCCGCGCGACGCGGAGCCGGAACTGCTGGACCTCGCGAGCAACGACTACCTGGGCCTCACCCGGCATCCGGAGGTCACCGCCGCCGCGGCCGCCGCCGCGCACCGCTGGGGAGCGGGCGCCACCGGATCCCGGCTGGTCACCGGCTCCACCGCCCTGCACGCCGAACTCGAACGGGAACTGGCCGCGTTCTGCGGTTTCGAGGCGGCCCTCGTGCTCTCCTCCGGGTACGCGGCCAACCTCGCCGCGCTGACCGCGCTGTCCGGGCGCGGTTCCCTCATCGTCTCCGACGCGGGCAACCACGCCTCGATCGTGGACGGCTGCCGGCTCTCCCGCGCCGCGACCGCCGTGGTTCCCCACGCCGATCCGGAAGCGGTCGCCAAGGCGTTCGGGGCCCATGACGGACGGGCCCTCGCGGTCACCGACTCGGTCTTCTCCGTCGACGGAGACGCCGCTCCGCTCCCGGCCCTGGCCGGGATCTGCCGCTCCGCGAACGCCGCCCTGCTGGTCGACGACGCCCACGGCCTCGGTGTCCTCGGCGACGGCGGACGAGGAGCGCTCGCTGCGGCCGGACTGGCCGGCGGCGACGGGGTCGTGGCCACGCTCACCCTGTCCAAGTCGCTGGGCAGCCAGGGCGGAGCGGTCCTGGGGCCCGCCCGGGTCATCGATCACCTGGTCAACACGGCCCGGACGTTCATCTTCGACACCGGCCTCGCCCCGGCGGCCGCCGGCGGCGCGCTCGGTGCTCTGGGGGTGCTGCGCCGGGAGCCCGAACGGGCCGCCCGCGCCCGTGAGGTGGCCATCGCGCTGTACACGCGGCTCACCGCCGCCGGGCTGGAGGCGGTGAGGCCCGACGCGGCCGTCGTCTCCGTCCGGGCGCCGTCGGCGGACGCGGCGGTGCGCTGGGCGGCCGACTGCCGCACGGCCGGAATGGCGGTGGGCTGCTTCCGTCCGCCGTCGGTTCCGGACGGCATCTCCCGGTTGCGGCTGACCGCGCGCGCCGACCTGACCGAGGAGCAGATCGCGAACGCGGTGGCCACGATCGTCGCCACCGCTCCCCGGCAGGCCGACGCCGAGGTCAGCTGA
- a CDS encoding DUF397 domain-containing protein: MPPPSTAAAAPRWRRSSRSTGMNNCVETALLRGALLAVRDSKDVDRPPLRFSAAAWTSFVDGLGPRGAGPRSVS, encoded by the coding sequence ATGCCACCGCCGTCCACGGCGGCTGCCGCCCCGCGGTGGCGGCGCAGCAGCCGCTCGACCGGGATGAACAACTGCGTGGAGACCGCGCTGCTTCGCGGCGCGCTCCTCGCCGTACGCGACTCGAAGGACGTGGACCGGCCGCCGCTGCGGTTCTCGGCGGCGGCCTGGACGAGCTTCGTGGACGGGCTCGGTCCGCGCGGAGCCGGTCCACGGTCCGTCAGCTGA
- a CDS encoding helix-turn-helix transcriptional regulator: protein MLHGPVVRRRKLGEELRSLRHASGMTSREVAGLLGWHQSKVSRIETGASGVTPADVSRLLDVYAVRDPQLRSLLAALAGSAGGGGSGWWHAYRGLIPPQYRDFISLESQASTVRTLETSVVPGLLQTAGYARAVTRASLDGLPDGRLDSLVEVRLARQRVLRASPPLRFTAVLDEAVLHREVGGPAVMRDQLQHLAQVAQLPHVRLQLLPFSVGGYVGLTGPFVIFSFPNISDLDVVVLDHLTSSLYLERREDLEAYSSAFQTLQAHALSPERSLDLITEIGHSFRRS, encoded by the coding sequence ATGCTGCACGGCCCCGTCGTCCGGCGGCGCAAGCTCGGTGAGGAGCTGCGGAGCCTGCGCCACGCCTCCGGGATGACCAGCCGCGAGGTGGCGGGGCTGCTCGGCTGGCACCAGTCGAAGGTGAGCCGTATCGAGACCGGTGCGAGCGGGGTGACGCCCGCCGACGTCTCCCGGCTGCTGGACGTCTACGCGGTGCGCGACCCGCAGTTGCGTTCCCTGCTCGCAGCCCTCGCGGGGTCGGCCGGCGGCGGCGGGTCGGGCTGGTGGCACGCCTACCGCGGACTGATCCCGCCGCAGTACCGCGACTTCATCAGCCTGGAGTCGCAGGCCAGTACGGTCCGGACGCTGGAGACCTCGGTGGTGCCGGGGCTGCTCCAGACCGCCGGGTACGCACGTGCCGTGACCCGCGCGTCGCTGGACGGGCTGCCGGACGGCCGGCTCGATTCGCTGGTCGAGGTCCGGCTGGCCCGCCAGCGGGTGCTGCGCGCGAGCCCGCCGCTGCGGTTCACGGCGGTGCTGGACGAGGCGGTGCTCCACCGTGAGGTGGGCGGCCCCGCAGTGATGCGGGACCAGTTGCAGCATCTGGCCCAGGTGGCGCAGCTGCCTCATGTGCGGCTGCAGTTGCTGCCGTTCTCGGTGGGCGGGTACGTCGGACTCACCGGACCTTTCGTCATCTTCTCCTTTCCGAACATTTCTGATCTGGATGTGGTCGTTCTTGACCACTTGACGAGTAGCCTCTATCTGGAGCGGAGAGAAGACCTTGAGGCGTACAGCTCGGCCTTCCAGACCTTGCAGGCGCACGCGCTGTCGCCCGAACGCTCGCTGGACCTCATCACCGAGATCGGACACAGCTTCAGACGCAGCTGA
- a CDS encoding ATP-binding protein: MADHQEATVTLPSEPVSVSAARRHVARTLAEWGLPDDSEFADTIRLIVSELATNAVQHTFGQSPTFTVDLRLERDEELYLGVTDSHPRWPQRLPAAVRQDNGRGMVIIRMLAKERGGRLQVTPTAEGGKTVWIALPWAVAIQG, encoded by the coding sequence ATGGCGGACCATCAGGAAGCAACCGTCACTCTGCCGAGCGAGCCGGTCTCGGTCTCCGCGGCCCGCAGACATGTCGCCAGGACCCTGGCCGAATGGGGCCTGCCCGACGACAGCGAATTCGCCGACACCATCCGGCTGATCGTCTCGGAGCTGGCCACCAACGCCGTGCAGCACACGTTCGGCCAGTCGCCCACCTTCACCGTGGACCTGCGCCTCGAACGCGATGAAGAGCTCTACCTCGGCGTCACGGACAGTCACCCCCGGTGGCCGCAGCGACTTCCCGCCGCCGTGCGGCAGGACAACGGCCGGGGCATGGTCATCATCCGGATGCTGGCCAAGGAGCGCGGCGGACGGCTCCAGGTCACCCCGACCGCCGAGGGCGGCAAGACGGTCTGGATCGCGCTCCCGTGGGCCGTCGCGATCCAGGGCTGA
- a CDS encoding LysR family transcriptional regulator: MYDPTRLVALVAVAEAGSITRAAARLGYTAPALSQQLAKLEREAGAALLVRHHRGARLTAAGELLAGRARRVLDELDQARHELAQLAGLSGGRLRVGTFTTAGIHLLPPVLSAFRRAHPEVELAVADHEPPGGIAAVAAGEVDLALTHAYEPGAVGPPPAGVLVDPLLVEELVLVTSVGHRLAEGTGRLPVGELAGRPLISSAPTHPPRSGVENALAAVGATPAVVCESPGYALVCALVSAGLGVAVVPEMVASMAAAPLSVRRLEPASFRRTISVVHRGDRSSAAAATLLALLRSGFGRGGSAPGPNRTAAG; encoded by the coding sequence ATGTACGACCCGACACGACTCGTGGCCCTCGTGGCGGTCGCGGAGGCCGGATCGATCACCCGGGCCGCGGCGCGCCTCGGCTACACCGCCCCCGCGCTCTCGCAGCAGCTGGCCAAGCTGGAGCGGGAGGCGGGGGCTGCCCTGCTGGTGCGCCATCATCGCGGGGCGCGGCTGACGGCGGCGGGCGAACTGCTGGCGGGCCGGGCCCGCCGGGTGCTGGACGAACTGGACCAGGCGCGGCACGAGCTGGCGCAGCTGGCCGGGCTCTCGGGCGGCAGGCTGCGGGTGGGGACGTTCACGACGGCCGGGATCCATCTGCTGCCGCCCGTCCTGAGCGCCTTCCGGCGGGCCCATCCCGAGGTGGAGCTGGCCGTCGCCGACCACGAACCGCCCGGTGGGATCGCCGCGGTGGCCGCGGGTGAGGTGGACCTCGCTCTGACGCACGCCTACGAACCGGGGGCGGTCGGACCGCCGCCGGCGGGTGTGCTCGTCGACCCCCTCCTGGTCGAGGAGCTGGTGCTGGTCACATCGGTGGGGCACCGGCTCGCGGAGGGCACCGGGCGGCTGCCGGTCGGCGAGCTGGCGGGGCGGCCGCTGATCAGCAGTGCGCCGACCCATCCGCCCCGGAGCGGGGTCGAGAACGCGCTCGCCGCGGTGGGGGCGACGCCCGCGGTGGTCTGTGAGTCGCCCGGCTACGCGCTGGTGTGCGCGCTGGTGAGTGCGGGGCTCGGCGTGGCGGTGGTGCCGGAGATGGTCGCCTCGATGGCGGCGGCCCCGCTGTCCGTCCGGCGGCTGGAGCCCGCGTCGTTCCGCCGGACGATCTCGGTGGTGCACCGGGGCGACCGGTCGAGCGCGGCGGCCGCGACGCTGCTCGCGCTGCTGCGGAGCGGTTTCGGCCGTGGGGGTTCGGCCCCGGGGCCGAACCGGACCGCGGCGGGCTGA
- a CDS encoding LysE family translocator has product MDAQLIAFTGVAAGMVALPGADFTVVVRNALASRTAGLASAFGVAGGLLVHTALAVAGLAAVLVTMPVLFRTVQLLGGVYVLYLGLSALYAIRRRPAQDGGDGTPPAAPSRAPGSAPGSAPGSAPGSEPGSAPGQHAPGEVGRALRQGFLTNALNPKAPVLFLSLLPQFVPDGHPPLPRTLLLAALVVVLALIWFPAVALLVDRLGRWLRRPRTARAIEGGSGVALTGLGLALVTGPLLR; this is encoded by the coding sequence ATGGACGCACAGCTGATCGCCTTCACCGGGGTCGCCGCCGGTATGGTCGCGCTGCCCGGCGCCGACTTCACCGTCGTCGTGCGCAACGCCCTGGCCTCCCGCACCGCCGGCCTCGCCTCGGCGTTCGGCGTCGCCGGGGGTCTGTTGGTGCACACCGCGCTCGCCGTGGCCGGACTCGCCGCGGTGCTGGTGACGATGCCGGTGCTCTTCCGCACCGTCCAACTGCTCGGTGGCGTGTACGTCCTCTACCTCGGGCTCAGCGCGCTGTACGCGATCCGCCGCCGCCCGGCGCAGGACGGCGGCGACGGTACGCCTCCGGCTGCGCCCTCCCGTGCGCCAGGGAGTGCGCCGGGGAGTGCGCCGGGGAGTGCGCCGGGGAGCGAACCGGGGAGTGCCCCGGGACAGCACGCGCCCGGAGAGGTCGGGCGCGCGCTGCGCCAGGGATTCCTGACCAACGCGCTCAACCCGAAGGCCCCGGTCCTCTTCCTCAGCCTGCTGCCGCAGTTCGTGCCCGACGGCCATCCGCCGCTGCCCAGGACCCTGTTGCTCGCGGCCCTGGTGGTGGTGCTGGCGCTGATCTGGTTCCCGGCCGTCGCCCTGCTCGTCGACCGGCTGGGCCGGTGGCTGCGCCGCCCGCGTACCGCCCGCGCCATCGAGGGCGGCAGCGGGGTCGCGCTCACCGGACTGGGGCTCGCCCTGGTCACCGGCCCGCTGCTGCGCTGA
- a CDS encoding C40 family peptidase produces the protein MSAQVHVPSLFARVGTASALTLAVTSSLLAPGLVSDAEAATAHSTKALKVAASKKGAPYKYGASGPSRFDCSGLTLYSFKKAGKKLPRTAQQQYNKTRPVAKSQRKRGDLVFFHAGRSVYHVGIYAGAGKIWHSPKSGDVVRLAKIWSKSVWYGRVR, from the coding sequence ATGTCTGCGCAGGTTCATGTCCCGTCTCTGTTCGCCCGGGTCGGTACGGCTTCGGCCCTCACCCTCGCGGTGACGTCCTCGCTGCTGGCGCCCGGTCTGGTGAGCGACGCCGAGGCCGCCACCGCCCACTCGACAAAGGCCCTGAAGGTCGCCGCGTCGAAGAAGGGGGCTCCCTACAAGTACGGAGCGTCGGGCCCCAGCCGCTTCGACTGCTCGGGGCTGACGCTCTACTCGTTCAAGAAGGCCGGCAAGAAGCTTCCCCGCACGGCGCAGCAGCAGTACAACAAGACCCGCCCCGTCGCGAAGTCGCAGCGCAAACGCGGCGACCTCGTCTTCTTCCATGCGGGGCGCAGCGTCTACCACGTGGGCATCTACGCCGGGGCCGGGAAGATCTGGCACTCCCCCAAATCGGGGGACGTGGTGCGACTGGCGAAGATCTGGTCGAAGAGCGTCTGGTACGGAAGGGTCCGCTGA